One part of the Capra hircus breed San Clemente chromosome 4, ASM170441v1, whole genome shotgun sequence genome encodes these proteins:
- the KIAA1147 gene encoding protein LCHN isoform X2, producing the protein MLGNMVEWCLPQDIDLEGVEFKSMASGSHKIQSDFIYFRKGPFFGLACFANMPVESELERGARMKSVGILSPSYTLLYRHMHFLENQVRHQLETPGHYSHLAAFYEDKKGVLHAGPGRGGGLPPVYWLPSIHRYVYPEMKITHPAGCMSQFIKFFGEQILILWKFALLRKRILIFSPPPVGVVCYRVYCCCCLANVSLPGIGGTVPESKPFFYVNVADIESLEVEVSYVACTTEKIFEEKRELYDVYVDNQNVKTHHDHLQPLLKINSADREKYRRLNEQRQMLLYSQEVEEDYNPCEEDLFVLFFLEQNNRIFQTLLEVSASQDKTLTAEHARGMGLDPQGDRSFLMDLLEAYGIDVMLVIDNPCCP; encoded by the exons GAAACATGGTGGAATGGTGCTTACCCCAAGATATTGACCTTGAAGGTGTGGAGTTCAAGTCTATGGCCAGCGGATCCCATAAAATTCAGTCTGATTTCAT CTATTTCCGGAAGGGGCCCTTCTTCGGCCTGGCCTGCTTCGCCAACATGCCGGTGGAAAGCGAGCTGGAGCGTGGCGCCCGAATGAAGTCTGTGGGCATCCTGTCTCCATCCTACACCCTGCTGTACCGGCACATGCACTTCCTGGAGAACCAAGTTCG ACACCAGCTGGAGACCCCGGGTCATTACTCTCACCTGGCTGCCTTCTATGAGGACAAGAAGGGGGTGCTCCACGCCGGTCCGGGGAGAGGTGGCGGCCTGCCCCCCGTCTACTGGCTGCCTTCCATCCACCGATACGTGTACCCTGAGATGAAG ATCACACACCCAGCTGGCTGCATGTCCCAGTTTATTAAGTTCTTTGGCGAACAGATCCTCATCCTTTGGAAATTTGCCTTACTTCGAAAGCGCATTTTGATATTTTCTCCCCCTCCAGTGGGCGTTGTATGCTATAGAG tgtactgctgctgctgcctggccAACGTCTCCCTGCCTGGCATCGGGGGCACCGTGCCCGAGTCCAAGCCTTTCTTCTACGTCAACGTGGCCGACATCGAGAGCCTGGAGGTAGAGGTGTCTTACGTGGCCT GCACCACGGAGAAGATCTTCGAGGAAAAGCGGGAGCTCTACGACGTCTACGTGGACAACCAGAACGTGAAGACGCACCACGACCACTTGCAGCCACTGCTGAAGATCAACAGCGCCGACCGGGAGAAGTACCGGCGGCTCAATGAGCAGAG GCAGATGCTGTTATATTCCCAGGAGGTGGAAGAAGACTATAACCCTTGTGAAGAGGACCTCTTCGTGCT GTTTTTCCTTGAGCAAAACAACCGGATATTTCAGACTTTGTTGGAGGTGTCCGCCAGTCAAGACAAGACTCTGACAGCTGAGCATGCTCGGGGCATGGGTTTAGACCCCCAAGGAGACCGGAGTTTTCTTATGGACCTGCTGGAGGCCTACGGCATCGATGTTATGTTGGTCATTGACAACCCCTGTTGCCCATAG